The Bacillus sp. F19 DNA segment TGACCTCAGGCGGATCGATAAACCGCTGATACGCTTCCCAGAAAATATAGACTGAAATCACAATTAAGGAGAGGCCGTTAATAAAGGCAGCCAAAATCTCAAACCTTTTATAGCCGAACGTTTTAGATGCTGAAGCTCCTCTTGCTCCAAAAGTCAGAGCTAGAAAGCTTAACCCTAATGCAGCTGCGTCACTGAGCATATGTCCTGCATCAGACAGCAGCGCCAGACTATTCGTCAGCAAACCCCCGATCACTTCTACAACCATAAATAGAGTGATAATTAAAAATGCCAGAAGGAGTGCTTTTTTATTGCTTGTATGATGATGATGATGTCCCTCATGACCTTGATGATTATGCGAGTGTCCCATTTTAATCTCCCCGATCCTCATTATATGAGTATGTGTTCATATATTAATTATTTCAAATTATTTCAAGATTTGCAAGCTATATTTATAATTCACATACCCTATTTTTTTCATTAATAAAGTTAGGAGAAGGGATTTTACCATTTAAGTCCGAATTTATAATATTGAATTATTCAAACTATTTTATAGACTATTTATTTATAATAATTATAAAATAGTATTGATTTTTTACTGATAGATGTTATCATTGTAAATAGGTTAAATAATATGAAACTATGAGGTGATTCGATTTATGAGTAATGAGAGAAAAAATCTTACTACTAGTTGGGGTGCGCCTGTCGGGGACAACCAGAATTCAATAACAGCAGGTTCTCGCGGTCCAACGTTAATTCAGGATGTCCACCTTCTAGAGAAGCTTGCACATTTTAACAGAGAACGTGTGCCTGAGCGCGTCGTTCATGCAAAAGGTGCAGGAGCACATGGCTATTTTGAAGTAACAAATGATGTAACAAAATATACAAAAGCAAACTTCTTATCAAAAGTTGGTAAACGTACACCTATGTTCGTCCGTTTCTCAACTGTAGCCGGCGAAAACGGTTCAGCTGATACAGTGCGCGACCCGCGCGGATTTGCTTTGAAATTCTATACTGAAGAAGGAAACTATGACTTGGTCGGAAACAACACGCCTGTTTTCTTCATTCGCGATGCGATTAAATTCCCGGATTTCATCCATACACAAAAGCGTCATCCGCAAACACATCTTAAAAACCCAGATGCAGTTTGGGATTTCTGGTCTCTTTCACCAGAATCTCTTCATCAGGTAACGATTTTGATGTCTGACCGCGGGATTCCTGCAACGTTCCGTCATATGCATGGCTTCGGAAGTCATACATTTAAATGGACAAATGCTGAAGGCGACGGCGTCTGGATCAAATATCATTTCAAAACAGAACAGGGCATTCAAAACCTCGCTCCGGAACTTGCAGCTAAAATTGCTGGAGAAAATCCGGACTACCATACTGAGGACCTATTTAATGCAATTGAGAAAGGCGATTTCCCTGCATGGAAAATGTATGTACAAATCATGCCTTTAGAAGATGCAGACACATATCGCTTCGATCCATTCGATGTTACAAAAGTTTGGTCTCAAAAAGACTATCCGTTAATTGAGGTTGGACGCATGGTTCTCAACCGTAATCCTGAAAACTACTTTGCAGAAGTTGAGCAGGCTACATTCTCACCCGGAACACTTGTCCCTGGAATCGATGTATCTCCGGACAAGATGCTTCAAGGCCGTTTATTTGCCTACCATGATGCAGCCCGTTACCGCGTAGGTGCGAACCATCAGGCACTGCCGATTAACCGTCCTAAAAATGAAGTAAACAATCACCAGCGTGACGGTCAAATGCGCTTTGACAACAACGGCGGCAGCTCTGTCTACTACGAGCCAAACAGCTGCGGCGGACCAGCAGAATCAGCTGAAAACAAGCAGGCTGCTTTCCCTGTTCAAGGCATTGCAGACAGCGTCTCTTACGATCATAACGATCACTACACTCAGCCTGGAGATCTCTATCGTCTCCAAAGTGAAGAAGAGCGCGCACGCCTTGTTCAAAACTACATTGAATCAATGGCTCCCGTCACAAAAGAAGAAATCAAACTGCGTCAAATCACGCATCTTTATAAAGCTGATCCGGAATTCGGACAGCGTGTAGCTCAGGGACTTGGACTTCAGGTTCCGCAGCAGGTTTAAGTAAATTGAAGTAAAAGCTTTACAATTCGTTCTCAATTTTATTCTCATTTTGCATCCGCTTTGTTGGCGGGTGCTTTTTTTTCATTGATTTAAGGTTGTAGGAACGATTTCTTGTCTCACCGGTAACAGGTAAATTCAAAGATATTAGGAGTTTGCTGGCTATATGAATATATGATAGATTGAGGAAATTTCGTAGCTCTTTGTTTGTAATACTTTGACTAATAAGCAGGTTATAGTCACTTAAAGATTCAATATGAGCATCTTTTGAAAAAAAAGAGCACTCCCGGCATATCCATCTTCCCCTGCCTCTCCGCATAAGCGAAGCTGAACATGCCGGGCAAAAGACACCCTTAACAAGCTCCTTCTGACTGATTGTGAACTGCTGAAGAATATTTACATCTGCTGGACAATGCTCTTTTACAATCCTTCTTGAAAGCTTCTGAATGAGTTTAGAAGTATACATTTCTTTCTGATGAATTTTTCGAAGTGTCTCGGTTTGCGCTGGAAGTTTTGCATTCAAAATCACTGTTTCAAAGATATGCTGATTGTCCGGCAAAGTTCTGAGGATGGCACGCGGGCTTGTAAAGATGACAAGCGGTTCAACAGGGATAAACGGAAATTTATTCAGCTGAAGCCATTTAGTAAATTGAAAGCATTGTCTCTCAACCTGAAGAATTGGTTCAGGAAATGCTTCTTCTTTCTCATCTAGAGTTCTAATAAGCTGATGAAAATGAGAGTCAAAGAAAATTTTCCCTGCAATATTTTTCACTTCCAGAACGAGAATAAACCATTTTGACAGGATAAGAGTGTCAATCTGAAAATAGTGTGTTCCATCAAAAATTCTAATATCGTGAAATATGAAGTAGTCTTCTTCAGCAAGAAAACTAAGCGGATAATCAATACTTAGCTCTCCCCTATAACCTGCCATTCTTTTTGCTAAAACTTCTTTAATATGGGTTCTTTTATGATCATCAGGAGGCAGTCTTCTTAACAATGCTTCAAGTTTATGAATATAAACTGGGGTTGAGTGAGATTTAACGATCATTTCATCTCCCCTTATAGATTAGGATGATGTAATTGTACTG contains these protein-coding regions:
- the katA gene encoding catalase KatA; protein product: MSNERKNLTTSWGAPVGDNQNSITAGSRGPTLIQDVHLLEKLAHFNRERVPERVVHAKGAGAHGYFEVTNDVTKYTKANFLSKVGKRTPMFVRFSTVAGENGSADTVRDPRGFALKFYTEEGNYDLVGNNTPVFFIRDAIKFPDFIHTQKRHPQTHLKNPDAVWDFWSLSPESLHQVTILMSDRGIPATFRHMHGFGSHTFKWTNAEGDGVWIKYHFKTEQGIQNLAPELAAKIAGENPDYHTEDLFNAIEKGDFPAWKMYVQIMPLEDADTYRFDPFDVTKVWSQKDYPLIEVGRMVLNRNPENYFAEVEQATFSPGTLVPGIDVSPDKMLQGRLFAYHDAARYRVGANHQALPINRPKNEVNNHQRDGQMRFDNNGGSSVYYEPNSCGGPAESAENKQAAFPVQGIADSVSYDHNDHYTQPGDLYRLQSEEERARLVQNYIESMAPVTKEEIKLRQITHLYKADPEFGQRVAQGLGLQVPQQV
- a CDS encoding NERD domain-containing protein; protein product: MIVKSHSTPVYIHKLEALLRRLPPDDHKRTHIKEVLAKRMAGYRGELSIDYPLSFLAEEDYFIFHDIRIFDGTHYFQIDTLILSKWFILVLEVKNIAGKIFFDSHFHQLIRTLDEKEEAFPEPILQVERQCFQFTKWLQLNKFPFIPVEPLVIFTSPRAILRTLPDNQHIFETVILNAKLPAQTETLRKIHQKEMYTSKLIQKLSRRIVKEHCPADVNILQQFTISQKELVKGVFCPACSASLMRRGRGRWICRECSFFSKDAHIESLSDYNLLISQSITNKELRNFLNLSYIHIASKLLISLNLPVTGETRNRSYNLKSMKKKHPPTKRMQNENKIENEL